In the Oryzias latipes chromosome 9, ASM223467v1 genome, one interval contains:
- the LOC101163256 gene encoding T-box-containing protein TBX6L, producing MQSIRELKSNFSGPPPTAITGAPDAYLQGNIRMTLEDPNLWRTFHEIGTEMIITKPGRRMFPHCKVSLSGLIPCAKYILLVDMVPEDGFRYKWNKDKWEVAGKAEPQPPCRTYVHPDSPAPGSHWMKQSISFLKLKLTNNTLDQHGHIILHSMHRYHPRFHVVQADDLFSVRWSVFQMFTFPETSFTAVTAYQNTKITKLKIDHNPFAKGFRDEGTNKKRRANKHLTCSDKREKRTEISNNDSKQDSSPDFCTSSYDSYDGEDQSKRKEEDVKEERYSPWGAEREQIMRTDSPVCVDARDMYSNEQLVPAPASFQACRVHEYGKSPSSSPSSGSRSGRNSFGPRAPDVATVPDHQSSKSRVHEAGPSHCAPQHHLPGPQDYTGVLNMTVGQASKPGVIGHHIYSPYGSEQPLGQWGGPGPAQYPPPPHLTADYSSQAVHHGYHHGNVAEWSQYPLFSYSCW from the exons ATGCAGTCCATCAGAG AGCTGAAGTCCAACTTCAGTGGCCCTCCTCCCACTGCCATCACTGGAGCCCCTGATGCTTATCTTCAGGGTAACATCAGGATGACTCTGGAGGATCCCAACCTCTGGAGAACATTCCATGAAATTGGAACTGAAATGATTATCACAAAGCCAGGCAG gAGGATGTTTCCACACTGTAAAGTTAGCCTTTCAGGCCTCATTCCATGCGCCAAGTACATCTTGCTGGTTGATATGGTCCCTGAGGATGGCTTTCGCTACAAA TGGAACAAAGATAAATGGGAGGTGGCAGGAAAAGCAGAGCCTCAACCTCCCTGCAGGACCTACGTCCACCCAGACTCCCCAGCTCCTGGGAGCCACTGGATGAAGCAGAGCATCTCCTTTCTTAAGCTGAAGCTCACCAATAACACGCTCGACCAGCACGGTCAT ATCATTTTGCACTCGATGCATCGATACCATCCACGCTTCCACGTCGTCCAGGCAGATGACCTGTTCAGTGTCCGCTGGAGTGTCTTCCAAATGTTCACCTTCCCAGAGACGTCCTTCACTGCAGTTACCGCCTACCAGAACACCAAA aTTACCAAACTGAAGATTGATCATAACCCCTTTGCAAAGGGTTTCAGAGATGAGGGAACCAACaaaaagag ACGTGCAAACAAACATCTCACCTGTTCGgataaaagagaaaagaggacagagaTTTCAAACAATGATTCCAAGCAGGACAGCTCACCAG ATTTCTGTACGTCGTCCTATGACAGTTATGATGGAGAAGATCAGTCCAAAAGGAAGGAGGAGGATGTTAAGGAGGAGCGTTACTCACCATGGGGGGCTGAGAGGGAGCAGATTATGAGGACAGACTCTCCCGTGTGTGTGGATGCAAGAGACATGTACAGCAATGAGCAGCTTGTTCCTGCTCCAGCTTCCTTCCAGGCCTGCAG GGTGCATGAGTATGGGAAAtctccatcctcctcccccAGCTCAGGCAGCAGATCAGGAAGAAACAGCTTTGGACCCAGGGCTCCTGACGTCGCCACTGTCCCTGACCACCAGTCCTCAAAGTCTCGCGTGCATGAAGCCGGTCCCTCTCACTGCGCCCCTCAACACCACCTCCCAGGCCCTCAGGATTATACTGGGGTGCTCAACATGACTGTGGGCCAGGCCAGCAAGCCAGGGGTGATTGGACACCACATTTACAGCCCCTACGGTTCAGAGCAGCCGCTCGGCCAGTGGGGCGGCCCCGGACCAGCTCAGTATCCCCCTCCTCCCCATCTGACTGCTGACTACAGCTCACAAGCTGTGCACCACGGCTATCACCATGGCAATGTAGCAGAGTGGAGTCAATACCCACTGTTCTCTTATTCCTGCTGGTGA